GAACGAGGTTGTCGACGCCGGCGACGTTGTAGGTGACGGCGATGGGCCCGAAGACGGCGGGCAGATTCCACGCGTCGCTGCCGCCGCACCGCTCCTTGGCCTTCTCTACCTCGCCCTTTTCGGCACTGAGCGGCGAGTCGGAACCACCGAAGTCGGTTTGTCCACCGATGAACTCCGAGACACCGGCGCCCGAGCCGCTCGAGGTGTAGTTCAGCGTGAAGCCGGGGCAGTCCTTCTCGTAAGCATTGATGAAGCGCGTCATCGCATTGGCCTGCGCCGACGAGCCACTGGCCTTGAGCGATTCCTTGCCGCCGCAGTCACCGGCCGGTGTCGACCCACTGTCAGATCCCGATCCCGAAGACGTGTTGTCGTCGCTACCGCACGCCGACAGCAGCAAGGTTCCGGCGGCCAGCAGGCTCAGCGCGGCACCAGTTCGATTGGCCTTCACGAAGCTCCTTTGTGAAACAGGTAGACGCTGGCACGGGCCGACTGGCCCCCGCCGTGACACACGTCGCGTCAAGCAGACCGGTTGCTGCTCGGCTGAGAACCTAAGCGCACGTCGTTAATCACTTGCCTACGGATAGTGAACGGAAGATGAACCGGCAAGGGGCTCGAGGCGACATTTCCACTGGACGAGTTGACATACGATATTCATCTCAGTAGATATTGAGTCAATGTCTGTTGATGCAACTTCCGGCTTAACTCAACGTACGGCGGTTTTCGCCGCACTATCCGATCCCGCCAGACTGACGATCGTCGACCACCTGCTGAATGCCGATGCGTCCCCGTCAGAACTGCGTGCGATGTTGTCAGTGCCCTCCAACCTGCTCGCGCATCACCTCGCCGTACTCAAGAACGCGGGGGTCGTACGACAGACCCGGTCAGAAGCCGACGGGCGACGGACGTACCTCAGGCTCAACCATGCGGCGCTCGACGGTCTGCTGCCATCAGCCCACCATCGTGCTCGTCGCATCGTGTTCGTCTGCACCCACAACTCCGCCCGCAGCCAGCTTGCCGCCGCAATCTGGAACCGGCGCAGCGAATTACCCGCTACCTCAGCCGGCACTAATCCCGCGCCCCAAGTGCATCGCGGCGCAGTTGCCGCCGCAAAACGCTTCAACTTGTCGATGCGCGCGGTCAAGCCGCGCTATCTAGGTGACGTCCTGGCCATCGACGACCTGGTGATCGCGGTGTGCGACAACGCGCATGAGGAGCTTCCCGCTGAACTACCCCGCATCCACTGGTCGATCAGCGATCCGACCCGCACCGCGGCCGCGTCCGCATTCGATGGTGCGGTACGGGAACTCACCGCCCGAATCGACCGCTTGGTCCCCGATGTTCAGCCCGCCTAGTTCAGGAGAAGCCATGACCGACAACATCACTGAGATCACTGAGCTCACTGAGATCACTGAGCACCATCTCCGTAGCGATCTCTCCATCGACCAGCGTCTGGCGATGAAGACGGCGGCCGGCCAACTCCAGAGGGAATTCGACGGCGTGTTCGGGGTGGAAACCATCGAAAGGTTCCTGCACTCGTCCTATGACCAATTTGCCGGCCGGGCGACGGTGCCCCGTTTCCTTCCGTTGTTGGCCGAACGCTTTGCGCGGCAACGACTCCGCGCGCTCGCGCGGGCAGAGGGCAAATCGGGCGACGGAAAGCCGACCGTCCTGTTCCTGTGCACCCACAACGCCGGCCGGTCGCAGATGGCTTTGGGATTCTTCACTCACCTCGCCGGCGATCGGGCGGTCGCGTGGTCCGGGGGCTCCGAGCCAGGCGAGTTGGTCAACCCGGCAGCCGTCGAAGCCATGGCCGAGCGCGACATCGACATCTCGGGCGAATACCCCAAGCCGTGGACGGATGAAATCGTGAGGGCCGCGGACGTCATCATCACGATGGGCTGTGGCGACGCCTGCCCGATATTTCCGGGCCGCCGCTATGAGGAATGGATCCTCGAAGATCCACACGGACAAGACGTCGCCGCCGTACGTCCCATCCGTGACGAGATCGAGCGTCGGGTCCGAGCGCTGCTGACGGAACTCGAGGTGCCGGCTCGTGCGTGACCCTCTGCGCTACCCTGCCGGCGCATCCTCGCGGGGATGCGACCTCACGACAACTGTCGGATGACCTGTTGCAGTGGTTCCGAGGACGTTCCGATTTCACCGATGAATGGGTGTGAGAGTTCCGCGACGAGGAACAGGTTCACAGCCACCAAAATGCCCAGAATCGCAACCATCGTGTAGTGGGTGGCGGGTTTCTTGACATCGTAAATGATTGCGCAGGCCAGGAGCAGGCCGCTGGTCAGCCAGATGACCGCCCACAGCGACCAGGGCGGCCCATTATCAGTTTGCGCTTGCGCCAAGCGCTGTGTACGTGCCTGCCCGACGCTGTCGAGATTGCCGAAAGAGGTTGAAAGTATTGTCTTTTGCGCGTCGGTGCGTGCTTGAACTTCTTCATAGGCCGCATACAGTCGCGTAAAAGCCTCGTCCGCGTCAGGGTATGCGCCGCCCTGGGCGATTTCGCGCCACTCGACTAGCGCTGCCTGCTGGTATTCGAGCAGCGCCTTTCGAATCCGATCTTCATCAGGCTGGTCGAACACTGTGACAGTTCTGGCAAGCTGCACCCCCGCTGCCCCCTCGGTACGCGCTCTTCCGTCCGCGTCGCCGATCTGTCCCCACATGGCGGATACGACGAAGCCGAGGAAGAACGCGAACACGAATCCGACCACCCCGAAAGCAAACTTGATGACATCGTTGTGCTCTTCACCTTTGAGGCCGGGGAAACGACGGCGCACAAATACTTGAATGAGGATCGCTCCACCCGCGACGACGACAATGATTCCCAGCAACAACACCCACGACGAAAGGTTGGCCACCAGCCATTGACTAATCATTCGGCTCTCCTGCGACCGCCAGGCAATTCGGGCGGGCGCGGTTACCCGCTCGCTCTAGAGTTCTCTAGCTGGCGAACGTCTTGACTGTAGGAGTCGTTGCGATATTGGGTGCGCGAACGGGAATGACACGCCGGAGCGACGGGCTCTGCTGGCGGCACGAGGCGGATGGGACGCGCCAAAATCAGACCCTTCACTGCTGATATCGACTCCCAGCTCGACGAGAGACGCTACGGATTACTCAACGCACTTACGCTTCGGTGCTGGCAGCCGTCGATGGTTCCGCAGCCGCAGAGTGGTTGCCGCCGACACGCTTTCGCAGCGCAAGAGATACGTAAACGAGTGCGACCAGCACAGGCACTTCGATCAGCGGCCCGACCACCCCGGCCAGTGCCTGACCCGAGGTCGCGCCGTAGGTGGCGATGGCCACGGCGATAGCCAACTCGAAATTGTTTCCCGCGGCGGTGAACGCCAGCGTAGTGGTTCGTTCGTATCCGAGGTGCAGCAGCGCGCCCAACAGGTAGCCGCCTCCCCACATGATGGCGAAGTAAGCGAGCAGGGGCAGGGCGATCCGCGCTACGTCGAGGGGGCGGTTGGTGATCTGATCTCCTTGTAGCGCAAAGAGAATGACGATGGTGAACAGCAGTCCGTAGAGAGCCCACGGTCCGACCGCGGGCAGGAACTTGGATTCGTAC
The sequence above is drawn from the Mycobacterium gallinarum genome and encodes:
- a CDS encoding DUF4239 domain-containing protein, yielding MISQWLVANLSSWVLLLGIIVVVAGGAILIQVFVRRRFPGLKGEEHNDVIKFAFGVVGFVFAFFLGFVVSAMWGQIGDADGRARTEGAAGVQLARTVTVFDQPDEDRIRKALLEYQQAALVEWREIAQGGAYPDADEAFTRLYAAYEEVQARTDAQKTILSTSFGNLDSVGQARTQRLAQAQTDNGPPWSLWAVIWLTSGLLLACAIIYDVKKPATHYTMVAILGILVAVNLFLVAELSHPFIGEIGTSSEPLQQVIRQLS
- a CDS encoding ArsR family transcriptional regulator produces the protein MSVDATSGLTQRTAVFAALSDPARLTIVDHLLNADASPSELRAMLSVPSNLLAHHLAVLKNAGVVRQTRSEADGRRTYLRLNHAALDGLLPSAHHRARRIVFVCTHNSARSQLAAAIWNRRSELPATSAGTNPAPQVHRGAVAAAKRFNLSMRAVKPRYLGDVLAIDDLVIAVCDNAHEELPAELPRIHWSISDPTRTAAASAFDGAVRELTARIDRLVPDVQPA
- a CDS encoding arsenate reductase ArsC, yielding MTDNITEITELTEITEHHLRSDLSIDQRLAMKTAAGQLQREFDGVFGVETIERFLHSSYDQFAGRATVPRFLPLLAERFARQRLRALARAEGKSGDGKPTVLFLCTHNAGRSQMALGFFTHLAGDRAVAWSGGSEPGELVNPAAVEAMAERDIDISGEYPKPWTDEIVRAADVIITMGCGDACPIFPGRRYEEWILEDPHGQDVAAVRPIRDEIERRVRALLTELEVPARA